One Pseudoalteromonas sp. UG3-2 DNA window includes the following coding sequences:
- a CDS encoding TIGR04219 family outer membrane beta-barrel protein — MKKHFLAAALSLACIAPAAQADTVLGLYVGAEGWDTESEGSFSEKGSMQNFNFEDDTFSSVYAALEHPVPLVPNVKLRYTELELNGQTLLTESFDFGGEVYTVGTTATTNADLTHMDYTLYYELFDNDLLTFDFGLNFKQFDGSIMVTGTSNGATRAETVDFSGFVPLGYVRGEVGLPLTGLSVFAEGSMLAIDDSKIQDYQVGIAYEFIDNMAIDVAVKAGYRSMVLELDDIDDINTDLDVSGPFAGVQVHF; from the coding sequence ATGAAAAAACACTTCTTAGCTGCGGCATTGTCACTGGCGTGTATCGCCCCTGCTGCGCAAGCGGATACAGTACTTGGCCTCTATGTCGGCGCAGAAGGGTGGGATACCGAAAGTGAAGGTAGCTTCTCGGAAAAAGGCAGTATGCAAAACTTCAATTTTGAAGATGATACCTTTAGCAGTGTGTATGCCGCACTAGAGCATCCAGTCCCCCTAGTGCCAAACGTGAAGTTAAGATACACCGAGTTGGAACTAAATGGACAAACGTTATTAACCGAGTCATTTGACTTTGGCGGCGAGGTATACACTGTTGGCACTACCGCGACAACCAATGCCGATTTAACGCACATGGATTACACCTTGTACTACGAGCTGTTCGATAACGACTTACTGACGTTTGATTTTGGTTTGAACTTCAAGCAATTTGATGGTTCTATCATGGTAACTGGGACCAGCAATGGCGCAACTCGTGCAGAAACTGTGGACTTTTCTGGCTTTGTACCACTGGGCTATGTGCGCGGTGAAGTAGGTTTACCGTTAACTGGGTTAAGTGTCTTTGCTGAGGGTAGCATGCTGGCCATTGATGACAGCAAGATCCAAGACTACCAAGTCGGTATTGCTTACGAGTTCATTGATAATATGGCAATTGATGTCGCAGTGAAAGCAGGTTACCGTTCAATGGTGCTTGAGCTCGATGACATTGATGACATTAACACCGATTTAGATGTCTCCGGTCCGTTCGCTGGCGTTCAGGTGCATTTCTAA
- a CDS encoding PspC domain-containing protein, giving the protein MNSKYQSTMSHMNSSKKIGGVCAQLARRFDLPIWLTRLLTVLLFFKFPMLVVLAYGVAWFAMPKVAHHG; this is encoded by the coding sequence ATGAACAGCAAATATCAATCGACCATGTCACACATGAACAGTAGCAAGAAAATTGGTGGCGTATGCGCACAATTGGCACGCCGTTTTGATTTACCAATATGGTTAACACGGCTACTCACCGTATTGTTATTTTTTAAATTTCCAATGCTGGTGGTATTGGCGTACGGCGTCGCTTGGTTTGCGATGCCAAAAGTGGCACATCATGGCTAA
- a CDS encoding copper chaperone PCu(A)C: MKASVINPLFFVAAAFIGFSSAAHQGHEHEHQQHQSQSLNVHSATVRAFLPAAPSTAGYLVIENTTSSDKVLVKATLEGVKRVEIHEHVHKEDMMRMQRVEQLTLPAGETVTFQPGGYHLMIFEPQEPLKVGESRKLTLYFADGDRIYTMAEVVALGDMFGDKSKQQPAHHSHHE; this comes from the coding sequence ATGAAAGCAAGTGTAATCAACCCCTTATTTTTTGTAGCCGCCGCATTTATTGGCTTTAGCAGCGCGGCACATCAGGGCCATGAGCATGAACATCAGCAGCACCAATCACAGTCTTTGAACGTACACAGTGCAACGGTACGTGCTTTTTTACCTGCTGCGCCTTCTACAGCGGGGTATTTAGTGATTGAAAATACCACAAGCAGCGACAAAGTGTTGGTGAAAGCCACACTCGAAGGAGTCAAGCGGGTTGAAATTCACGAGCATGTACACAAAGAAGACATGATGAGGATGCAACGTGTTGAGCAGCTTACCCTTCCAGCTGGTGAAACGGTAACGTTTCAACCTGGCGGCTATCACTTGATGATTTTTGAACCTCAAGAGCCACTAAAAGTCGGTGAGTCTCGCAAGCTTACGCTATATTTTGCTGATGGCGATAGAATTTACACCATGGCAGAAGTTGTGGCCTTAGGGGACATGTTTGGTGACAAAAGCAAGCAGCAGCCAGCACATCACTCGCATCACGAATAA
- a CDS encoding DUF2333 family protein, with the protein MGNHTGKIISGILAIVILGYAIAVYWSMEPEQFDVVAAAQEDARASGNSMVTGYVTTHTLIAVTDTLLNKPGGYLSNDMMPPSVMMDNMPAWEFGALEMTRDLALSMRKDFSRSQSQSTEHPSLKMAQPQFNISSTAWMWPSAEGEYEKGKEHLRSYLMQIADNSNRDSQFYARADNLRAWLKEAEKRLGSLSQRLSASVGQDRLDTNLAGDSAAEKATKTPNHNMVKTSWWQIDDVFYESRGATWALLHYLKAVEHDFKPVLEKKNALVSLQQIIRELEATQETVWSPMVLNGSGFGLVANHSLVMANYISRANAALIELSELLAQG; encoded by the coding sequence ATGGGAAATCATACGGGAAAAATTATCTCAGGCATTTTAGCCATCGTTATCTTAGGATATGCAATTGCCGTGTATTGGAGCATGGAGCCAGAGCAATTTGATGTGGTGGCGGCCGCGCAAGAAGATGCCAGAGCCAGCGGTAACAGCATGGTGACGGGTTATGTCACAACGCATACCTTAATCGCAGTGACAGACACATTATTGAATAAGCCGGGCGGGTATTTATCTAATGACATGATGCCTCCGAGCGTTATGATGGACAACATGCCGGCTTGGGAATTTGGCGCACTGGAAATGACCCGCGACTTGGCGCTGTCGATGCGTAAAGATTTCAGCCGTTCACAGTCGCAGTCTACCGAACACCCCAGTCTTAAAATGGCGCAGCCGCAGTTTAACATTAGCTCTACTGCTTGGATGTGGCCCAGTGCCGAGGGCGAGTACGAAAAAGGCAAAGAACACTTACGCTCCTACCTGATGCAAATTGCCGACAACAGCAATCGCGATAGCCAGTTTTATGCCCGCGCAGATAACCTCAGAGCCTGGCTTAAAGAAGCTGAGAAGCGTCTGGGCAGTTTAAGTCAGCGGTTAAGTGCCAGTGTTGGCCAAGACCGACTTGATACCAATCTAGCAGGCGATAGTGCCGCTGAAAAGGCGACCAAAACACCCAATCATAATATGGTGAAAACCTCGTGGTGGCAGATTGATGATGTATTTTATGAATCACGTGGTGCAACTTGGGCGTTGCTGCATTATTTAAAAGCCGTGGAGCATGACTTTAAACCAGTATTAGAGAAAAAGAATGCTCTGGTAAGCCTTCAGCAAATCATCAGAGAGCTCGAAGCCACTCAAGAAACGGTTTGGAGCCCAATGGTGCTCAACGGCAGTGGCTTTGGTTTAGTTGCCAACCACTCGCTAGTGATGGCAAATTATATTTCTCGAGCCAATGCGGCTTTAATTGAACTTAGTGAACTCTTAGCGCAAGGATAA
- a CDS encoding PspA/IM30 family protein → MTLINRIEDLIKAEFNALLDKAEDPQKMATQLVRDLEEALSDCRGTAAELICQQKVLQRQIDQAHQTATSWQSKAEHALEKGREDLARSALEQKQQALQKATVAQQQIDELAPSLEKLRADADKLQSKIQQLRAKEKAMLRREATGQARLNIKQTLNSDAVQSATHKFEQLEQKVARLESEVEAYDLGQPDVWQRFEDEQKQQQVEDELAQLKQKMAS, encoded by the coding sequence ATGACACTCATCAACAGAATCGAAGATCTTATTAAAGCAGAATTCAATGCATTGCTAGACAAGGCTGAAGATCCACAAAAAATGGCAACACAACTGGTACGTGATTTAGAAGAAGCACTTTCTGATTGTCGCGGTACCGCTGCTGAATTGATTTGTCAGCAAAAAGTGTTGCAGCGCCAAATCGACCAAGCACACCAAACAGCTACCTCGTGGCAAAGTAAAGCGGAACATGCGCTTGAAAAAGGCCGTGAAGACTTAGCGCGCTCTGCGCTTGAGCAAAAGCAACAAGCATTGCAAAAAGCCACAGTAGCACAGCAGCAAATCGATGAATTAGCGCCTTCATTGGAAAAGCTACGCGCGGATGCCGATAAGCTACAAAGCAAAATTCAGCAGCTACGCGCCAAAGAAAAGGCGATGTTGCGTCGCGAAGCCACTGGTCAAGCACGATTAAACATTAAGCAAACCCTTAACAGTGATGCCGTACAGTCGGCCACGCATAAGTTTGAACAACTAGAGCAGAAAGTAGCGCGTTTAGAGTCCGAAGTGGAAGCGTATGACTTAGGGCAACCTGATGTGTGGCAACGCTTTGAAGATGAGCAGAAGCAACAACAGGTAGAAGACGAGTTAGCGCAGTTGAAGCAAAAAATGGCCAGCTAA